Sequence from the Streptomyces sp. R33 genome:
AATCTCCCACCTGTCCCTCGTCCAATGCCCCGCCCGGAACGGGCTCACGGATATCCGCCGCCGACGCTGCCGAGATCGCCCGTATTCACAACGACGCGCGCCGGGCAGCCGTTCAGAAGTACAGCCCCGGCTCCTCCGTGGTTTCTGTCGCATGGAACCCCAAGCTTGCCTGTGACGCGCAGGCCTGGGCAGATGACCCTGCATCCAGCCAGGGCGGCGGACTGCACCACAGCAGCCGTGACACCAACGGCAACGAGGGTGAGAACCTTTTCAATGCTTTCCCTGGCCCGGCGCGGCCGCTGATGGCACTGGACCCCTCCGTGAGTTTCAGCTGGACGGCGGAGAAGCCAAAATTCGACGCCGACAACAATGCCCCGATCAACAGCAATGCATCCGCGGGCACCAATTACCGTGCGTGGGGTCATTACTCCCAGATGATATGGATGTCTCCCGCGTCAGCGACCACGGCAGTCGGTTGCGGCGTGAAAGAGGGCGTGCCCGTGGCGGGCAGTACGGGCTGGATTCTGGTGTGCCGGTACGCCGCGGCAGGCAATATCAACGGGCAGCGGGCCGTCGCCCCGGCTGCGGCACCAGCCGCGGGCTGTGACCCGGCCGCTGTCAACCGGGCGCCGACCGCTGGCGCGGAAGCCCAGGCGAGGGCTGCCGTGATCTGCCTGATCAACGCGCAGCGCACACAGCGCGGGCTGCCTGCCCTCACCGTCAACCAGCCGCTGACCAACGCGGCCCAGCAGCATGCCGCCGCATCCGTGCAGCTGAAGTGGTGGGGGCCGGGCAAGGACCCCCACCGTAACCCCCAGACCGGCTCGACACCGCAGAGCCGCATCCAGGCGGCCGCATACTGCCCGAACCCCCGGTCGTGGGAGTTCAGTGAGATCACGTACACGGGCTGGGGCGGATCGGGAACCCCGCAGGCCGCCGTCAACTGGTGGATGAACAGCCCCGGCCATCGCGCCATCATCCTCAAGTCGTCCCTGCGTGACATCGGCGCGGCGGCCCTGCCCGGAGCGGCGGACCCGGCCGGCGCATCGTCGTCCAACACCGGCACCTACGTCGTGGACTTCGGACGCTGCCAGCAGTGACTCCCCGCGGGAGCTTGGCCGCCGCGCCGGACGTCGCCTTGGTGACCCGGGCGCCCGTGCCCGTCGCCCCGGCCAGCTCCCTGCTTCCGCGGCCGTCCGGCGCACTGCGGCCGCAGCTCGGGCGGCTGGCCCCGTACGGCGACACGCGCGGCCGGCGACGACCAGGTCGCCGGCCCGCAGGCCGGACACCGCGAAGCCGGTCTCCTCGCCTGGCCGCCAGATCGCGGGGGCCACCCGCTGGTGCCGGGCTGACCGGCTCGACCTCTCGGACGTCGGCGCCATCACCGGCACCCTGCTACTCAGCCCAGCAGCCACTGCCCGCCTCGTGACCTCGCGCGCCTCAAGGGGCATTGCCCGTCCTCATTCAGCTCCACCACGAGTCCAAACAAGCCGGCGCGCTCACAGGCAAGCACCCGGGCGAGGGCTTCCGTGGCCTGCGAGGTCACCCACTGCGCCTCTACCTCGTCAGCGGGGGAGAGCCCCAGCACCGCGTAGTCCGGCGACTGAGTTGCGGGGGTGGCATCGAGCTGGCTCATCGGATGGGCACTCCTTGGGATCGCACGGTGCGCGCCACTCACGCGGCGTCTTCACCTAGTACTGCAACGGTGCTTGTCGTGATGGTTGGGCAGTTTCTGGTGGTGTGTGGCCGCGTCGTTTGTAGTGACTGACGCGGGCCTGGAACTGTCGTCGCCGGCGCCAGTGTGACCAGTGCAGGACGTGGTCGATGGTCGGGCGGGGCCGGGTGAGCCGGCTGATCAGGCGTCGGATTTCGGGCAGGGTGAGGGGTATGAGCTGGGAGGATCCGTTTCTGCTTTGCCCGTCTGGAGTTCGCGGGCTCGCAGGACGGTGAGGCAGGCGTGGGTGGCCATGGCCAGGGTCATGTGGCGGTGCCAGCCGTCGTAGCGGCGGACCTGGTAGTCGTCCAGGCCGCACTCCTGTTTCGCGGTCTGGAAGCATTCCTCGACCGCCCACCGGGCGCCCGCGATGCGGATCAGCTCATCCAGTGTGGTCTCGGCGGGGCAGTAGGCGATGTAGTAGGAGATCTCCTCGGGCCGGCGGACACTGCGGCGGGCGATCACCCAGTGCCGGCGGTCCTCGCGGTGCCAGGGCCTCACCTCGACTCTCGCCCAGTCGTAGACCCGCGGGCCATGGGCCCCCATCCCGCAGGAACGGCGTTTCCACTTCTGCCTCGGGAGACCGGGGAACAGGTCGTGGACGGGGTGGTCGATCGCCCAGCGGGTGACGACGGTGTCGTGCCGGGTGGTGGCCATGACGTGGAAGACGTCGGCTTGCTCGAGCTCCGTGCGCCAGCCCTTGGAGAAGCCGTAAGCGGCATCCGCGGTCATCCACCGGAACGGAATCCGGCCTGTGATCGCCCGGCGGACCATGGCCTTGGCCATCACCACCTTCGTCTCGAAGGCGACCGTGTCCTCAATGCCGGCAGCCCGGCACCGTTCCCGGTCTTCCGTCCATGACGTGGGCAGATACAGACGGCGGTCGATCAACGTGCGGGCCCGGCCGCCGGCATAGGCGAGGAACACTCCGATCTGGGAGTTTTCTGTCCGCCCGGCGGTGCCGGAGTGCTGGCGTTGGACCCCGGCCGAGCGGACACCCTTCTTCAGGAACCCCGTGTCGTCCACGATCAGCACCGCTTCCGGGTCTCCGAGGTGCTCGACGACGTAGTCCCGCACGTCGGCCAGGACCTCATCGGCGTCCCAGTCGATCCGGTTCAGCAGCCGGTGGATCCGGTCCGGACCCCCATGCCCGGCCTCCTCGGCAAGCGTCCATCCGTTCTTCCGTTCCAGCGGAGCTATCAGTCCCCGCATATAGGCAAGAGCCGACTCCCGCGGCTCCGACCTGGAGAAACGGTGCACGAACCGCTCATGCAAAGCCTTCAGTTCACCAGCCCACAACCGGGCATCTGCAAGTTCCCCACCCATGACCTGAACAACGACCGAACTGCCCAACCGTCACGGCAAACACCGTTGCAGTACTAGCCCTCCGGGCGGGGGTTTCGGCGTTGATGGCCAGGTCAGGTAGCTAAGTTGTATGCCTGCATCACCTGATAGTTGCTCCGGCTTGTGAACGGCAGCCAAAACCACGGCGACAGACAGCGCCGGGCGCGAATCCGGTCCGGGCCACGGACATGCCGGGTCAGAGTCAGGGGGAGACGCCAGCTTGTCCGCGCTGGTTGAGCGCTCGGGTGAGTTCGCGGTTGGCCTCCCGGGCCGCCTTCAGGTCCGCCTGGGCGTCCTCAAGGGCCTCGGTCAGCTCCACGTTGCGTTGCTCAAGCCGGGTGACAGTGCGTTGGAGCTCGTCGACATCGAGGGCGGCGTCGAGGCCGGACTCCCGCCAAGCCTGCTCGCCCAGCTCGGCGGAGAGGCGCCTCTCCAACTGTTGGACGCGCCCGGCGAGCCGGGTATTTCGGGCCTGTGCGTGGGCGAGGTCGGCTTGGAGGGATGCGCGGCTCACTGTGTGCGCGCCGGACGCGGGGTCGCGTTCGCCGGGCTCGGCCTCGGCCGCGTGGATCAGGGCGAGCAGGTCTTGGTGGCGGTAGAGGAACGTACGGTCCACCCCGGCCTGGCGGGCGATCCCGGAGACGCTGATGCGGCTCCCGCGCTGGGCAGCGGCCGCCACTGCCTTCATCACCCGCTGCCGGCGTCGCTCGGAATCGGCCTTGCGGCCGTCGCTCATCGCGGCACTCACGCTGACCTCCTGGGCCGCACGTCGGGCCGCGGCTGTCGGATGCGGGGCATTCCCAGCATCACGCTGCGCCCGCGGCGGACGATCGACACCGCTTGTCCGATCTGGGCCTGTTCCTCCTCGGTGAGATCGTCCAGGTCCGCCCTGACGCGGTTGATCAGGCGCCGGACCCGGCGGACTTCCTCGTCGGACGGCATGGCCTCGCTGCGGGCCCAGTCGTCCGCCTCGAAGGCCGACATCAGCTTCTCGCGGCTGCGCAGGAGGTCGGCGAGGTACGCCTCGAGGTCCGGGAGGTAGGAGACGTCGGTGCTGAAGTGCTCGCAGCCCAGGCAGCGGAACCGCAATGGGCAGCTCTGCCCGCCGGCAGCGACGTTGGAGGGCTCCCTACAGACGCCGTATGCGGTGGCGACCTCGCCGATCTCCCGTCGGACGTGCTCAGAGTCCAGGAGCCCCTGGGCCTTGCGCCACACCCGGTTGCCGTGCCGGTCGAACTGCAGGACTGTGACCCGGTCGATCGCCTCGCGGCGGCGATCCTGGCCGATGCGGTAGTACGCCTGGGAGGTCATCAGTTGCCGGTGGTCCATGAGTTCCTTGAGGACTTCCGGCGCCACGCCCTGGTCGGCGTGCCGCTGAGCGAAGCTGTGTCGGTAGGCGTAGGGGAAGACCTTCCTCTTGTCGAATGGCAGCATCTTAATGACCGGCTGGCCGTCCTCTTCGACCTCGACGGGGACGAGAAATTCGGGCAGGATTGTGACCCAGGCCCGGTGCTGGTCCCAGATCCCGGAGATCGGCTTGGTCCCAGCCGGATTCGACACCGAAGACGGCAGGAGTTTCAGCTGGGCCGCCGCCGTGTTCGGGAAGCGCTGGCGCACGCGTTCCTGCTGGGCGGTGATCACAGCGGCGGTGGCCTTGGCGATGGGAGCCTTCGGCTCAGCCGGTACGACTTGTGGTTGTCATAGACCAGGACGGGGCTGCCGTCCGGGTCGCGCTCCAGGCAGTCCAGGGGCAGCTGGCAGATCTCGTCCGGCCGGCGCCCGGTATCGATCAGCAGCTCGGTACAGACCCGCACCTCCGTCCCGCTCATCTCCTCCAGCAGCACCAGGTTGTCGCAGAGCTGGAGTATCACCTCGTCGGGCAGGTCCTTGCCAGCCTCGCTGTCCTCGGGCTCGTCCGGGATGTCCTCGGCGCCCATCGCGAAGTCCGCCCGGAGCCCTTCGAGGACCTGGCCCCCCGCCGTGAGGCCGAGGGTCCGCCACCGGTTCAACACCTGGCGGACGGTGCGGGCGATCCGCAGCCACTGGTGGGCGGTCAACAGCCCGTTCTGCGCCTGGAACGCGAGGCGGGTGCAGAACGCGGTGATGTCGCTCCGGTCGAGCAACGCCACCACCTGGCCGCTGTCCTCCCGTTGCAGGTGGAGACTCTTCGACAGCGCCGCGAGCGCGTTGATCCGGCCTTGCAGCCCGTGTCCGGCGTTCTTTCCCCGGCGCCGAGGCAGGTCATCGGCCGCCCAAAGCTTCGCCGCTTCCCGCAGAGCCGGCTGACGGATCCCGGTGAAGTCCGCCGAGCCGGAGAAG
This genomic interval carries:
- a CDS encoding IS701 family transposase, whose amino-acid sequence is MGGELADARLWAGELKALHERFVHRFSRSEPRESALAYMRGLIAPLERKNGWTLAEEAGHGGPDRIHRLLNRIDWDADEVLADVRDYVVEHLGDPEAVLIVDDTGFLKKGVRSAGVQRQHSGTAGRTENSQIGVFLAYAGGRARTLIDRRLYLPTSWTEDRERCRAAGIEDTVAFETKVVMAKAMVRRAITGRIPFRWMTADAAYGFSKGWRTELEQADVFHVMATTRHDTVVTRWAIDHPVHDLFPGLPRQKWKRRSCGMGAHGPRVYDWARVEVRPWHREDRRHWVIARRSVRRPEEISYYIAYCPAETTLDELIRIAGARWAVEECFQTAKQECGLDDYQVRRYDGWHRHMTLAMATHACLTVLRARELQTGKAETDPPSSYPSPCPKSDA
- a CDS encoding DUF6262 family protein, which gives rise to MSAAMSDGRKADSERRRQRVMKAVAAAAQRGSRISVSGIARQAGVDRTFLYRHQDLLALIHAAEAEPGERDPASGAHTVSRASLQADLAHAQARNTRLAGRVQQLERRLSAELGEQAWRESGLDAALDVDELQRTVTRLEQRNVELTEALEDAQADLKAAREANRELTRALNQRGQAGVSP
- a CDS encoding CAP domain-containing protein, with translation MKQKHFATAAALVCGLAIMGPVSAASPHARAASAPASEEKSPTCPSSNAPPGTGSRISAADAAEIARIHNDARRAAVQKYSPGSSVVSVAWNPKLACDAQAWADDPASSQGGGLHHSSRDTNGNEGENLFNAFPGPARPLMALDPSVSFSWTAEKPKFDADNNAPINSNASAGTNYRAWGHYSQMIWMSPASATTAVGCGVKEGVPVAGSTGWILVCRYAAAGNINGQRAVAPAAAPAAGCDPAAVNRAPTAGAEAQARAAVICLINAQRTQRGLPALTVNQPLTNAAQQHAAASVQLKWWGPGKDPHRNPQTGSTPQSRIQAAAYCPNPRSWEFSEITYTGWGGSGTPQAAVNWWMNSPGHRAIILKSSLRDIGAAALPGAADPAGASSSNTGTYVVDFGRCQQ